From Oncorhynchus masou masou isolate Uvic2021 chromosome 7, UVic_Omas_1.1, whole genome shotgun sequence, one genomic window encodes:
- the LOC135542902 gene encoding probable G-protein coupled receptor 34 — PEKSQHDPTEPDNQGTVGPGAVKGYVTTHTFWTVDSQNTAAESLTWRESGCTEDLLGLKTPQLQHNDHSSLLPPFHLLSQHLFAPVLLFLPPLQCHLSPFTSSSPNQTLCNLDDGALRLPLVFFYSLFFLLGLVGNLLALWVFVFLHSRRNSVRVFLINVAIADLVLLACLPFRVLYHANGNGWVLGPLVCKVVGNLFYTNMYISITLLGFISLDRYVKMKGRGRAGRGLARRLRGGGWSWVACGALWGLSLAAAVPMIAMSEGNEEPGKCFQYKQRRGAKGKAYFNMALVLLFWGVFCLLVVSYGKIAMRLLKVSRDKPYLPNAHRYGSAARKSFFVLFLFTVCFGPYHAFRPFYVLSQLSQSPSCDYLRLVDRTNEVMLFSAFNAVLDPVMYFLLSGSVRKAVVKALGQSLGNRLHFLNDGTSNSSL; from the exons CCAGAGAAGTCCCAACACGATCCCACTGAACCTGACAACCAAGGGACAGTAGGACCAGGGGCTGTTAAAGGATATGTAACGACACACACATTCTGGACAGTGGACAGTCAAAATACAGCTGCAGAGTCTCTGACATGGAGGGAATCTGGATG CACTGAAGATCTGCTGGGCCTAAAGACACCCCAGCTTCAACACAATGACcactcttccctcctcccccctttccacctcctctcccaacacctctttgcccctgtcctcctcttccttccccctctccaatGCCACCTATCCCcctttacctcctcctctccaaaCCAGACCCTATGTAATCTAGATGACGGTGCCCTGCGCCTCCCCCTGGTCTTCTTctactccctcttcttcctcctggGTCTGGTAGGTAATCTCCTGGCCCTGTGGGTCTtcgtctttctccactccaggaGGAACTCTGTCCGGGTGTTCCTCATCAACGTGGCCATAGCTGACCTGGTGCTCCTGGCCTGCCTTCCCTTCAGAGTCCTCTACCATGCTAACGGCAACGGCTGGGTCCTCGGCCCCCTGGTCTGTAAAGTGGTGGGCAACCTCTTCTACACGAACATGTACATCAGTATCACTCTGCTGGGGTTCATTAGTCTGGATAGGTATGTGAAGATGAAGGGGCGGGGCAGAGCGGGGAGGGGCCTGGCCAGGAGGCtgagaggtgggggatggagcTGGGTGGCGTGCGGGGCGCTCTGGGGGCTGTCACTGGCGGCGGCCGTGCCCATGATCGCCATGTCGGAGGGAAACGAGGAACCTGGGAAGTGTTTCCAGTATAAGCAGAGGCGTGGGGCGAAGGGGAAGGCTTACTTCAACATGGCTCTGGTGCTGCTGTTCTGGGGGGTGTTCTGCCTGCTGGTGGTCTCCTATGGGAAGATAGCCATGCGCCTCCTCAAGGTGTCCAGGGATAAACCTTACCTCCCCAATGCCCACCGCTACGGTAGCGCCGCCAGGAAGTCCTTCTTCGTGCTCTTCCTGTTCACCGTCTGCTTCGGGCCCTACCACGCCTTCCGCCCATTCTACGTCCTCTCCCAGCTCAGCCAATCCCCATCCTGCGATTACTTGCGCCTGGTGGACAGGACCAATGAGGTCATGTTGTTCTCCGCCTTCAACGCCGTCCTGGACCCTGTGATGTACTTCCTGTTGTCGGGCTCGGTGCGCAAGGCTGTCGTGAAAGCTCTCGGACAGAGCCTCGGCAACCGGCTCCACTTCCTTAACGACGGGACTTCCAACAGCTCGTTGTAA